One Methylomonas sp. LL1 DNA window includes the following coding sequences:
- a CDS encoding LemA family protein, translating to MRRLTSVFFLLATLLLPGCGYNTFQSQDEQINAAWAEVLNQYQRRADLVPNLVNTVKGYAGHEKEVLEAVTASRARVGGIQATPELVNDEQAFAKFQAAQGDLTSSLSRLLVVAENYPQLKADANFRDLQAQLEGTENRITVARNRYIAAVKDYNITVRTFPSNLTAMLFSYTTKPSFTVENEKAISTAPVVDFGK from the coding sequence ATGCGTAGACTCACCAGCGTTTTTTTTCTATTGGCCACCCTGCTTTTGCCGGGTTGCGGCTATAACACCTTTCAAAGCCAGGACGAGCAGATCAACGCCGCCTGGGCCGAAGTGCTGAACCAATATCAGCGCCGCGCCGATCTGGTGCCGAATCTGGTCAATACCGTCAAAGGCTATGCCGGACACGAAAAAGAAGTGCTGGAAGCCGTGACCGCTTCCCGCGCCCGAGTCGGCGGGATTCAGGCCACGCCGGAACTGGTCAACGACGAACAGGCTTTCGCCAAATTTCAAGCCGCCCAGGGCGATTTGACTTCGTCCTTGTCGCGCTTGCTGGTGGTAGCGGAAAATTATCCGCAACTGAAGGCCGATGCCAATTTCCGCGATTTACAGGCGCAATTGGAAGGCACCGAGAACCGTATCACCGTGGCTCGCAACCGCTATATCGCCGCCGTAAAAGATTACAACATTACAGTACGTACCTTCCCCAGCAACCTGACCGCGATGCTGTTTAGCTACACGACCAAACCGTCGTTCACCGTCGAGAATGAAAAGGCCATTTCGACCGCGCCCGTGGTCGACTTCGGGAAATAA
- a CDS encoding protein-L-isoaspartate(D-aspartate) O-methyltransferase, with translation MNDTDSMIKDIENETRLTRDFIGKDTLDARVMAAMKQVPRHEFLPEDLRYRAYQNGPAPIGSGQTISQPYIVALMTDLLQTKPTDVVLEIGTGSGYQSAILAQLVSQVYSIEIIECLALNAGKRLAGLGYRNIEVRYGNGCFGWPEHAPFDGIIVTAAAPHIPQALIDQLRVGARLVIPVGLPYCYQELMLLEKQADGQIDSSTILGVSFVPLTGIHNKPQT, from the coding sequence ATGAACGATACGGACAGCATGATAAAGGACATTGAAAACGAAACCCGGTTGACCCGCGATTTTATCGGCAAGGATACTCTGGATGCACGAGTCATGGCGGCGATGAAACAAGTGCCTCGCCATGAATTTTTGCCGGAGGACTTGCGTTACCGGGCCTACCAAAACGGCCCCGCCCCCATCGGTTCCGGGCAAACTATTTCCCAGCCCTATATCGTGGCCTTGATGACAGACTTGCTGCAGACCAAGCCCACGGATGTGGTGCTGGAAATCGGCACCGGTTCTGGCTATCAGTCGGCTATCTTAGCGCAATTGGTTAGCCAGGTTTATTCGATCGAAATCATTGAATGTCTGGCGCTCAATGCCGGCAAGCGCCTCGCCGGCCTTGGCTATCGCAATATCGAGGTTCGTTATGGCAACGGCTGTTTCGGCTGGCCGGAACATGCGCCCTTTGACGGCATCATCGTCACGGCCGCCGCGCCGCATATCCCGCAAGCCTTGATCGATCAACTGCGCGTCGGCGCCCGCTTGGTGATACCGGTCGGCTTACCCTATTGCTATCAGGAACTGATGCTGCTGGAAAAACAGGCCGACGGCCAAATCGATAGCAGCACCATTCTCGGGGTCAGTTTTGTGCCGCTGACCGGCATCCACAACAAACCTCAAACCTGA
- a CDS encoding glycoside hydrolase family 17 protein encodes MQTARIPLFAILIIIVHGALGWFANQPRDVGADVPAGKLNSLSFAPYREGFSPILQKFPLPEHIDQDLGLLADKTHSIRTYSILGGMQPTPDFARKHGVDIIMGGWLGNGHQQNKIEVEALIQAANANQDQVKRVIVGNEVLLRKDMDVDSLIGYIRQVKQAIKQPVTYADVWSSYIKYPQLFNEVDFITIHILPYWEDEPVAIEHAAEHVEKIIRQIEDKARGMGVNKPILIGESGWPAAGRQRGLAVPSVINEARYIRDLIQVANRHGLDYNIVEAFNQPWKSNHEGVVGANWGLLTIDRQPVFPLTGPVSENPDWPLHFGWATLLYLLVTACYFNKLRSLSALRMLLFLSLSQALCVCLITLADFQWHTSYSPWQQAYTVIIVIANAVLGGLLIQRFYTVLADKATAPALANRLKRAYQFFMLLAVYKTYQLAYDGRYLSFPNEQFAIPALGVLGLILCLIVSRHGINRQTLSFDRPIDGKPQAGRARFIAYLLSLGLLALVSAETYSFLTAYDFIQAHPSLSEGLPIALSYTLKNQQLTTWLISIQILALPFWRRPPAYNGKT; translated from the coding sequence ATGCAAACCGCCAGAATTCCGCTCTTCGCCATTTTGATCATCATCGTCCATGGCGCGCTCGGATGGTTTGCCAACCAACCTCGGGATGTCGGTGCCGATGTACCCGCCGGGAAATTGAACAGCCTGTCATTTGCGCCCTATCGGGAAGGATTCAGCCCGATCCTGCAAAAATTTCCGCTGCCGGAGCATATCGACCAAGACCTGGGACTGCTGGCGGACAAAACCCACAGCATCCGAACCTATTCCATACTTGGCGGCATGCAACCCACGCCCGATTTCGCCCGTAAACATGGGGTGGATATAATCATGGGCGGCTGGCTGGGCAACGGCCACCAGCAAAACAAAATTGAAGTCGAAGCCTTGATCCAGGCCGCTAATGCCAACCAGGATCAGGTGAAACGGGTGATCGTCGGCAACGAGGTATTGCTGCGCAAGGATATGGATGTCGACAGCCTTATCGGCTATATCCGCCAAGTCAAACAGGCTATCAAACAGCCAGTTACCTACGCCGATGTTTGGTCCAGCTATATCAAATACCCGCAACTCTTCAATGAAGTGGATTTTATTACCATCCACATTTTGCCTTACTGGGAAGACGAGCCGGTTGCGATCGAACACGCCGCCGAGCATGTCGAGAAAATCATACGGCAAATCGAAGACAAGGCCCGCGGCATGGGGGTCAACAAACCGATTCTAATCGGCGAGTCCGGCTGGCCGGCCGCCGGCCGTCAACGCGGCTTGGCGGTGCCGAGCGTCATCAATGAAGCCCGTTACATCCGCGACCTGATCCAGGTCGCCAATCGGCACGGCCTTGATTACAACATCGTCGAAGCCTTCAATCAGCCCTGGAAAAGTAACCACGAAGGCGTGGTGGGCGCCAACTGGGGGCTGCTGACCATAGACCGTCAACCGGTTTTCCCGCTGACCGGCCCCGTCAGCGAAAATCCCGACTGGCCGTTACATTTTGGCTGGGCAACGCTGTTGTACCTATTAGTGACCGCCTGTTATTTCAACAAACTGCGATCGCTTTCAGCACTGCGTATGTTGCTGTTTTTATCACTGTCGCAAGCGCTCTGTGTTTGCCTGATTACGCTGGCGGATTTTCAGTGGCACACCAGTTATAGCCCATGGCAGCAAGCCTATACGGTGATAATAGTCATCGCCAATGCCGTACTGGGCGGCTTGCTGATCCAGCGTTTTTACACGGTGTTAGCCGACAAAGCCACGGCGCCGGCACTGGCAAACCGGCTAAAACGGGCTTACCAGTTTTTTATGCTGCTGGCGGTTTATAAAACCTATCAGCTGGCCTACGATGGCCGTTACTTGAGCTTTCCGAATGAGCAATTCGCCATTCCGGCGCTGGGGGTATTGGGCCTGATCCTCTGTCTGATAGTCAGTCGGCACGGGATCAATCGGCAAACCTTATCTTTCGACCGGCCAATCGACGGCAAACCACAGGCCGGTCGCGCTAGGTTTATCGCTTACCTGTTAAGCCTTGGCCTGCTGGCATTGGTGTCGGCCGAAACCTATTCCTTTCTGACGGCCTATGATTTTATTCAGGCTCATCCCAGCTTGAGCGAAGGCCTACCCATCGCCTTGAGCTATACCCTGAAAAACCAGCAATTGACCACCTGGCTAATTTCCATACAGATTTTAGCCTTGCCATTCTGGCGCCGCCCTCCTGCCTACAACGGGAAGACCTAA
- a CDS encoding ferritin-like domain-containing protein, translated as MANNEIDHDAVITVLNNILEAELAGVVRYTHYALMVFGYNRIPIVSWMRAQANESLQHANQAGEMITHLGGHPSLGIGPLLETHRHDIGDILRESLEHETQALAEYYRLLELVNGRNVLLEEYARRMCALEETHVGDVRKMLLKPGG; from the coding sequence ATGGCTAATAACGAGATAGATCATGATGCGGTCATCACGGTTTTGAATAATATTTTGGAAGCCGAACTGGCCGGCGTTGTTCGTTACACTCACTATGCGTTGATGGTGTTTGGTTACAATCGGATTCCCATCGTGTCCTGGATGCGCGCCCAAGCCAACGAGTCCTTGCAGCACGCCAACCAGGCCGGGGAAATGATCACTCATCTGGGCGGCCATCCATCGCTGGGGATCGGCCCCTTGCTGGAAACTCATCGCCACGATATTGGCGATATTTTGCGCGAGTCCCTGGAACATGAAACCCAAGCGCTGGCCGAATATTACCGTTTGCTGGAACTGGTGAACGGCCGCAACGTATTACTGGAGGAATATGCGCGGCGCATGTGCGCCTTGGAGGAAACTCATGTCGGCGATGTACGCAAGATGTTGTTAAAACCGGGCGGTTAA
- a CDS encoding TPM domain-containing protein translates to MQIARYFKHIFSGPWRVRRFFPKSSLKAIEAAIAAGERTHLGELLFVVESSLDIGDVWRGIAPRQRAVEVFSQSRVWDTEHNSGVLIYLLLAERRVEILADRGIHAKVGNAAWADICRDMETRFRAGEFERGAIEGITAINQLLQRHFPARNRENLNEIADAPIMR, encoded by the coding sequence ATGCAAATCGCTAGATACTTCAAACATATCTTCAGCGGCCCCTGGCGAGTCCGGCGGTTTTTTCCCAAGAGTAGCCTGAAAGCCATCGAAGCCGCGATTGCCGCCGGCGAGCGCACCCATCTGGGTGAATTACTGTTTGTCGTGGAAAGCTCCTTGGACATTGGCGATGTCTGGCGCGGAATCGCGCCACGGCAACGCGCGGTCGAGGTATTTTCGCAAAGCCGGGTCTGGGACACCGAACATAATTCCGGCGTACTGATTTATCTGTTATTGGCCGAGCGCCGGGTGGAAATCCTCGCCGATCGTGGCATACATGCCAAAGTCGGCAATGCGGCCTGGGCCGATATTTGCCGCGACATGGAAACCCGATTTCGGGCCGGTGAATTCGAGCGCGGCGCCATCGAAGGTATTACTGCCATCAACCAATTGTTGCAACGGCACTTCCCGGCCCGAAACCGCGAAAACCTCAACGAAATAGCCGACGCGCCCATCATGCGGTAG
- a CDS encoding cyclin-dependent kinase inhibitor 3 family protein, whose amino-acid sequence MAAARTSHTHPLQIAEVRASPSQGRIGITFCPGKHDHFAHTGAWERDLGIDLDAIAAWGAKLVLTLVEPAELKALKVPLLGHEIRGRGIAWLHLPIADYSVPTQAFEQQWATQGREIREMLRNGDDVLVHCKGGLGRAGMIAARLLVELGMNPDEAIHAVRRVRKGAIETPGQLALVRRTKPIA is encoded by the coding sequence ATGGCAGCCGCGCGGACCAGCCACACACACCCTCTTCAGATCGCGGAAGTCCGTGCCAGCCCATCACAGGGACGGATCGGAATCACCTTCTGCCCAGGCAAGCATGACCATTTTGCGCACACGGGCGCCTGGGAGCGCGACCTCGGTATCGATTTGGACGCCATCGCCGCCTGGGGCGCCAAGCTGGTGCTGACACTGGTAGAACCCGCGGAGCTCAAGGCACTCAAGGTACCGCTGCTAGGGCATGAAATTCGCGGACGGGGCATAGCGTGGCTTCATCTGCCCATCGCCGACTATTCCGTTCCTACTCAGGCTTTCGAACAGCAGTGGGCCACGCAAGGCCGCGAGATCCGCGAGATGTTGCGCAATGGTGATGATGTGCTGGTGCATTGCAAAGGTGGCCTGGGTCGGGCCGGCATGATCGCGGCGCGGCTACTGGTGGAATTGGGCATGAATCCCGATGAGGCGATCCATGCCGTTCGCCGCGTGCGCAAGGGCGCCATCGAAACGCCAGGGCAACTGGCGCTGGTGCGTCGAACCAAGCCCATTGCCTAA
- a CDS encoding TPM domain-containing protein, whose amino-acid sequence MPAQRLSYRGLPAALFIVLFWGMAAFAQVPIPQLERRVTDLTATLSSDQLNALEQRLAAFEQQKGSQIAVLLVPTTQPEDIAQYSIRVVEQWKLGRKNVDDGVLLLLAKNDRATRIEVGYGLEGAITDAQSKRIIEDIMIPYFRQSDFAGGINAGVDSLIGLIQGEPLPEAEPSAIGSLPDQYFSLLLFLAVISGGILRALLGKFLGGLVTGGLVGIVVWLLGGGLIFAIFLALMAFVIAQGNSRGYRGGGGGGFGGGGFSSGGGFSGGGGGFGGGGASGRW is encoded by the coding sequence ATGCCGGCTCAACGCCTTAGCTACCGTGGATTGCCGGCCGCATTGTTCATCGTTCTTTTTTGGGGCATGGCCGCGTTTGCCCAGGTGCCGATACCCCAGCTTGAACGGCGCGTCACCGACCTGACCGCCACCTTGAGCAGCGATCAACTGAACGCGTTGGAACAGCGCCTGGCCGCATTCGAGCAACAAAAAGGCAGCCAGATCGCGGTGTTACTGGTACCAACCACTCAACCCGAGGACATCGCTCAATATTCGATTCGAGTGGTTGAACAATGGAAACTGGGCCGCAAGAATGTCGATGACGGCGTGCTATTGCTGCTGGCCAAAAATGACCGCGCCACCCGCATCGAAGTGGGTTATGGGCTAGAAGGCGCCATTACCGACGCGCAGTCCAAACGCATCATCGAGGACATCATGATCCCGTATTTTCGCCAGAGCGACTTTGCCGGCGGGATTAACGCCGGCGTCGATAGCTTGATCGGCCTGATTCAGGGCGAACCGTTACCTGAAGCCGAACCCTCCGCAATCGGTTCCCTACCGGATCAATATTTTTCGTTGCTGCTGTTCCTGGCTGTTATCAGCGGCGGCATTTTGCGCGCGCTGTTGGGCAAATTTCTGGGCGGCTTGGTCACAGGCGGCCTGGTCGGGATAGTGGTTTGGCTATTGGGTGGCGGCTTGATTTTCGCGATTTTTCTAGCGTTAATGGCCTTTGTGATCGCTCAAGGCAATAGCCGTGGCTACCGGGGAGGTGGCGGAGGCGGTTTCGGTGGCGGCGGATTCAGCAGCGGCGGCGGTTTTTCCGGCGGCGGTGGTGGATTTGGCGGCGGCGGCGCGTCAGGGAGATGGTAA